A region of the Hyalangium gracile genome:
GCCGTGGGCCCGTGGAGGAGGCCTTCCGCGACAAGCTCTTCAGCGTGGCGTTCGGCCCGCGCTTCTACAGCGGCTACGTGGCGAGCCAGGGGGAGACACCGGTCGCCATGAATGACGGGCCCGACCTCTCGCCGTGATGCTCCTGCCCCTGGCGCTGATGCTGAGCCTCGGCGCGACCCCGCCAGGGCTTCCATGTGAGGGGGAGCGGCTGGTGCTGCTGCCCTTCGACACGGTGGCGCTGCCGCGGGCCGAGGCCCGGCGCACGGAGGAGGCCGTCCGACGCGCCGTGGCGAAGATGGCGGGCGTGTGCCTGGAGTCGCGCAAGGAGACGGTGGAGCGGCTGCTCGCGCAGGCGGGCCAGCAGGAGGTGTGCACGGAGGCCACCTGCCGCGCGGCGGAGGTGAAGTCGCTCGGCGCCCGGTGGCTCGTCCGCGGACGGGTGCTGGGGCTGGGAGGCGAGCGCACCGTGGCGCTGGTGCTGGTGGCGGCCGACGGACAGGAGACGCGGAGCACCTTCCAGGTCCCGGAGCGGGATGCAGGCATGGAGCAGGCCGCCCAGAAGGCCTTCGAGCCCCTCTGGAGGGTGAAGACACGGCGGACGGAGGAGAAGAAGCTGCGCCCCTGGCCGGTGGTGCTCATGGGCACGGGCGTGGCGGCGCTGGCGGCGGGCGTGGGCTTCGGCATGGCGGCGCGATCCACGGAGCGCCGCTTCTCTCAAGGAGATGGGGGATGCGCGGGTGAGGGCGAGGAGTTCCGCCGCTGCTTCGCGGACGGGCTGCGCCGCGGGGAGCGTCAGAGCAAGCTCGCCACGGGGCTGACGGGGGCCGGGGCCGTGCTGGGCGCGGGAGGCGCCATTCTCTTCGTGTGGGAGCTGCCATGAACTCGCGTCTGGCCATGCTGGGATTGGGCCTGCTGTGCGCGGCGGGACTGGTCTCCTCCTGCCGCTTCGACCCGGATCTCAACCGCTTCGCGACCTGCGCCGAGAACGACATGTGCGCTCCGGGCTTCACGTGTCTCAAGGAGGCCGGGCGCTGCCTGCCCGACTGTGGCGCGTTGGGCCCCTGCCCCATCGAGGAGCCTCCCCTCCCGCTGCCGGATGCGGGGCCGGACGAGGACGGCGGCGTGGATGGGGGCGTGGATGGGGGAACCGACTCGGGGGTCGACGCAGGCACGGATGGGGGCGTGGACGCAGGCCCCCTCACCCTGGTGACGGCGAAGCTCCCGCTAGGAGTCGAGGATATCCCCTACTCGGCGCCGCTGGAGGTGCGGGGGGGCACGCCGCCGTACCAGTTCCGGTCCACGAAAGAGCTGCCCGCCTGGCTCTCGTTCGATGGTGGAGTCCTCTCGGGCAAGCCGCTGCAGGTCGGCACCTACAGCGTGGCCGTCGAGGTCTCGGACTCGAGCGACCCCTCCGTCCAGCGCAGCGCGACCTATGACGTGCGGGTGCGCCCCCAGCTGCGAGTCGCGGGCCCGGGGACCCTCGTGGACGGCTACCAGAACACCGCCTACATCGAGACGATCACCGCCACCGGAGGAATCGGGAACTACTCCTTCTCGATCGCTGGCGGCAACTCCCACCCGGATCTCCGGCTGGGGAACACTGGGAATGTGACGGGCACGCCCGGCCCCACCGGCACCTACGTCTTCCGTGTCCAGGTGAAGGACTCGGATCCCGAGGAGCCGCAGGTGGTGGAGCGAGAGCTGAAGCTCGCCATCAAGTCACCGCCGCTGGTGCTGACGACGGTGGTCTCCACCCAGTCCCTGCCCGACGGGCGCGTGGGGACTCCCTATGAGTACGTGCTGAGGACGAACCCCAGCGCCAACGGCACCTGGACCATCAAGGAAGGCGCGCTGCCCGGCGGAATCCGGCTCGATGCCAATCCGCCGACGCTCTCGGGGACGCCCAACGAACGAGGCACGTTCCCCGTGAAGTTCCAGGTGACGGAAGGCCTGCTGCTGAACGTCGAGGTCCCCCTGGAGATCAGGGTCTACTGACCGCGGACCGGTACGCCGCTCAGGCCTGCCCCACGGGCGGACGGAAGACGCGCAGCAGGTGCTGGGCGAGCACCTCCTCCAGGGACTCCTTGAGCGCGCAGAGCACCTGGTGCAGGCCCTCGGCGGACTCGGGGACGCTGCGCAGATCGCGCACGCGCTCGTGCGAGCCGTCGAAGACACGCAGGCTCCCTGGCACCAGCGCGATGACGGCCTGGCCGGGGTGGCGCTTGCGCAGCAGGGCGAGGAAGAGGGGGTGGTCCTCGTCGGGTCGGCGCAGGTCCACCACGACGACGGCCGGAGGCGTGGAGGCAATGGAGGAGAGCGCGGCGTCCGCATCCTCGGCAGCACGGACCTTCACCTCGGGCTCCGCGAGGAACCGCTGGAGCAGATCGCGCGAGGCGCGGTGTGGGCTGACGACGAGGACGTGACGCATGGAGGGAAGCAGGTAACCGCAGCCCCAGGCTCCGGGCAAGCCCGGGTTCAGCTTTCGGGCAGTCCTGCCTGCTCGGCGAGGAGAGGGTCCAGCTCGGGGGCGCGCAGCGAGCGGGTTCCGGAATTCAGCGTGGGGAGGCCGGGCAGGTCCTCTCCGGCCGCGGCGCCCAGCTCCTTGAAGCGCCGGGCGCCGGGGAGCACGCGCACCTCCAGCGAGCCCACGGTGGTGTTGTAGGCGTCCACGGCGCGGTCCAGGTTCTT
Encoded here:
- a CDS encoding Ig domain-containing protein, with the protein product MNSRLAMLGLGLLCAAGLVSSCRFDPDLNRFATCAENDMCAPGFTCLKEAGRCLPDCGALGPCPIEEPPLPLPDAGPDEDGGVDGGVDGGTDSGVDAGTDGGVDAGPLTLVTAKLPLGVEDIPYSAPLEVRGGTPPYQFRSTKELPAWLSFDGGVLSGKPLQVGTYSVAVEVSDSSDPSVQRSATYDVRVRPQLRVAGPGTLVDGYQNTAYIETITATGGIGNYSFSIAGGNSHPDLRLGNTGNVTGTPGPTGTYVFRVQVKDSDPEEPQVVERELKLAIKSPPLVLTTVVSTQSLPDGRVGTPYEYVLRTNPSANGTWTIKEGALPGGIRLDANPPTLSGTPNERGTFPVKFQVTEGLLLNVEVPLEIRVY
- a CDS encoding response regulator: MRHVLVVSPHRASRDLLQRFLAEPEVKVRAAEDADAALSSIASTPPAVVVVDLRRPDEDHPLFLALLRKRHPGQAVIALVPGSLRVFDGSHERVRDLRSVPESAEGLHQVLCALKESLEEVLAQHLLRVFRPPVGQA